The Montipora foliosa isolate CH-2021 chromosome 1, ASM3666993v2, whole genome shotgun sequence genome has a window encoding:
- the LOC137999979 gene encoding PH and SEC7 domain-containing protein 2-like isoform X1 — MAHDRYVELERHPLGGFGFSIIGGVDTHLPPMVCALVHNGSAQLSGKVFAGDVILEVNGQPVTHFTTNQVVESIRNTQDNLRLRLRDDPGTRERARPYLRKFTVADPKLAICQARVKRSASAPNYPRSRTLTDQLPRKGIIKKEEKNMHKGHSTSSEDMKSLGQMSLLGLDEGVKGIFTRRNDYVIERVITDFPVHNNSTSSRTDELYRPECFKGGSVSDDMTTTSPESTHKTCINCGQLIHLSIDSYSNASTDSATNGKPTCKRCGYGWNYSSGGTNLPGTPYSAHQTLQPSPSGLHSTQSAQLPGKVNGNVNYTNGPAHGPEDSERCFFNNRDLSNEGKAVLNGGIRSEVPVFFNSPSEGLPPDSSGRYFTDLLYESPSALAQRLFNLEGFDREEVAPELSKNTPYGKLVAIEYLKFFDFSQEGITQSLQKFLKAFHLSGETQERERILIPFSRRYQECNNPDYGSEDATHTLVCAILLLNSDLHGENLHKKMTQPQFIENLSGLCDGKDFPKDLLKGIYQEIKSKPLEGFSCREKVPTPSPSKRTLTPNSSKASSLGNPFIEIQASDSDKVYKEGLLYRKVTMSSEGKKTSAWKRKWMPFFATLKGMILFLHKSDEVTSPENTRHCLGVHHSLASRATDYIKRPFVFRFVTSDWREFLFQGKNLRDMNDWIEAINLVAATYSSPPLPAPVGSCKRFQRPVMPFSRTQLPLTKQLEHHEKKSKEAEEQLIESLRSKPTSATGRELEEWQEKHEFFEYEYKRYKMYVNVLRASKLESKLRDKPRGADRSGDSIMLQMKRSCSLGDLDLSSRYKGRNGRESDFLAIFKE; from the exons ATGGCACACGATAGATATGTAGAACTTGAAAGACATCCTCTCGGTGGTTTTGGTTTTAGTATCATTGGTGGAGTTGACACTCATCTTCCTCCTATGGTCTGTGCCTTAGTGCACAATGGTTCCGCACAACTGAGTGGGAAG GTTTTCGCTGGGGACGTAATACTGGAAGTTAATGGTCAGCCTGTTACCCATTTCACCACAAACCAAG TTGTTGAAAGTATTCGCAACACACAGGATAACTTAAGACTCCGACTGAGGGATG ACCCAGGTACAAGGGAACGTGCCCGGCCATACCTCAGAAAATTTACAGTAGCAGATCCCAAACTAGCTATTTGTCAGGCAAGAGTTAAAAGGTCTGCCTCAGCTCCAAATTATCCACGGAGCCGCACACTCACCGATCAATTGCCCAGAAAGGGTATTATAAAGAAGGAGGAGAAAAATATGCACAAGGGACATAGTACAAGCTCAGAAGACATGAAATCTTTGGGGCAGATGAGTCTATTAGGACTAGATGAAGGTGTTAAGGGAATTTTTACAAGGAGAAATGATTATGTTATTGAGCGGGTGATAACAGACTTTCCAGTACATAACAATTCAACTTCAAGCAGAACTGATGAACTTTACAGACCTGAATGTTTCAAGGGAGGGAGTGTTTCTGATGACATGACTACCACAAGTCCAGAGTCTACACACAAGACCTGCATAAACTGTGGGCAGTTAATACATCTTTCAATTGACTCTTATTCTAATGCATCCACTGATTCAGCAACAAATGGTAAGCCTACATGTAAAAGGTGTGGATATGGTTGGAATTATTCCTCTGGAGGgacaaacctccctggaacacCTTATTCAGCACATCAAACATTACAACCATCGCCTTCTGGCCTACATTCTACACAAAGTGCACAATTACCTGGTAAAGTCAATGGTAACGTGAATTATACAAATGGACCTGCACATGGGCCAGAAGACAGTGAACGCTGTTTTTTTAATAATAGAGATCtgtcaaatgaaggaaaagctGTTTTAAATGGTGGTATTAGATCTGAAGTACCAGTATTTTTTAATTCACCTTCTGAAGGGCTACCTCCTGATTCTAGTGGGAGATACTTCACAGACTTGCTTTATGAAAGTCCAAGTGCTTTGGCACAGAGGTTGTTTAACTTGGAAGGATTTGACAGAGAGGAAGTTGCACCTGAACTTAGTAAAAA TACTCCTTATGGAAAGTTAGTGGCTATAGAATACCTTAAATTCTTTGACTTTAGCCAAGAGGGTATCACACAATCACTTCAAAAGTTTCTCAAAGCTTTTCACTTGAGTGGAGAAACTCAGGAGAGAGAAAGAATCTTAATTCCTTTTTCAAGAAGATATCAGGAATGCAACAATCCTGATTATGGGTCAGAAG ATGCAACACACACGTTGGTGTGTGCTATCCTTTTGCTCAACTCTGACCTTCATGGTGAG AATCTTCATAAGAAGATGACTCAACCACAGTTCATAGAAAACTTATCAGGACTATGTGATGGAAAGGACTTCCCAAAGGACCTACTCAAG GGAATTTATCAGGAAATCAAGAGTAAGCCACTAGAGGGATTTAG TTGTAGAGAAAAAGTACCAACGCCCTCTCCATCCAAGAGAACACTCACGCCCAATAGTTCCAAG GCAAGCTCTCTGGGAAATCCATTCATAGAG ATTCAAGCGAGTGATTCTGATAAGGTCTATAAAGAAGGATTGTTGTATCGAAAGGTCACCATGAGCTCAGAGGGAAAGAAAA CTTCAGCTTGGAAAAGGAAATGGATGCCATTCTTTGCCACCCTGAAAGGAATGATACTGTTTCTTCACAAG tctgaTGAAGTTACCAGCCCAGAAAATACGAGACACTGTTTAGGTGTACATCATTCTTTGGCCAGTCGAGCGACAGATTATATCAAGAGACCATTTGTGTTCAGATTTGTTACTTCAGATTGGAGAGAGTTCCTCTTTCAAGGAAA GAATCTTCGAGATATGAATGACTGGATTGAAGCCATCAATCTTGTTGCTGCCACATATTCCTCTCCACCGTTGCCTGCTCCTGTTGGTTCATG CAAAAGGTTCCAGAGGCCTGTAATGCCATTTTCCCGCACACAGTTACCTCTG ACTAAACAATTGGAACATCATGAAAAGAAG AGTAAAGAGGCTGAAGAGCAACTGATTGAAAGTCTACGGAGCAAACCAACTAGTGCTACAGGCAGAGAGTTGGAA GAGTGGCAGGAGAAACATGAATTCTTTGAGTATGAG TACAAAAGATACAAGATGTATGTTAATGTACTCCGTGCATCAAagctggagagcaaattgcgtgACAAGCCACGTGGTGCAGACAGGTCTGGTGACTCTATCATGTTACAGATGAAGCGCTCTTGTTCCTTGGGTGATTTAGATCTTAGCAGTCGCTATAAAGGAAGAAATGGGCGAGAGAGCGACTTTCTCGCAATTTTCAAGGAATGA
- the LOC137999979 gene encoding PH and SEC7 domain-containing protein 1-like isoform X2, translating into MWVLMLAEDPGTRERARPYLRKFTVADPKLAICQARVKRSASAPNYPRSRTLTDQLPRKGIIKKEEKNMHKGHSTSSEDMKSLGQMSLLGLDEGVKGIFTRRNDYVIERVITDFPVHNNSTSSRTDELYRPECFKGGSVSDDMTTTSPESTHKTCINCGQLIHLSIDSYSNASTDSATNGKPTCKRCGYGWNYSSGGTNLPGTPYSAHQTLQPSPSGLHSTQSAQLPGKVNGNVNYTNGPAHGPEDSERCFFNNRDLSNEGKAVLNGGIRSEVPVFFNSPSEGLPPDSSGRYFTDLLYESPSALAQRLFNLEGFDREEVAPELSKNTPYGKLVAIEYLKFFDFSQEGITQSLQKFLKAFHLSGETQERERILIPFSRRYQECNNPDYGSEDATHTLVCAILLLNSDLHGENLHKKMTQPQFIENLSGLCDGKDFPKDLLKGIYQEIKSKPLEGFSCREKVPTPSPSKRTLTPNSSKASSLGNPFIEIQASDSDKVYKEGLLYRKVTMSSEGKKTSAWKRKWMPFFATLKGMILFLHKSDEVTSPENTRHCLGVHHSLASRATDYIKRPFVFRFVTSDWREFLFQGKNLRDMNDWIEAINLVAATYSSPPLPAPVGSCKRFQRPVMPFSRTQLPLTKQLEHHEKKSKEAEEQLIESLRSKPTSATGRELEEWQEKHEFFEYEYKRYKMYVNVLRASKLESKLRDKPRGADRSGDSIMLQMKRSCSLGDLDLSSRYKGRNGRESDFLAIFKE; encoded by the exons atgtgggtTTTAATGCTAGCAGAAG ACCCAGGTACAAGGGAACGTGCCCGGCCATACCTCAGAAAATTTACAGTAGCAGATCCCAAACTAGCTATTTGTCAGGCAAGAGTTAAAAGGTCTGCCTCAGCTCCAAATTATCCACGGAGCCGCACACTCACCGATCAATTGCCCAGAAAGGGTATTATAAAGAAGGAGGAGAAAAATATGCACAAGGGACATAGTACAAGCTCAGAAGACATGAAATCTTTGGGGCAGATGAGTCTATTAGGACTAGATGAAGGTGTTAAGGGAATTTTTACAAGGAGAAATGATTATGTTATTGAGCGGGTGATAACAGACTTTCCAGTACATAACAATTCAACTTCAAGCAGAACTGATGAACTTTACAGACCTGAATGTTTCAAGGGAGGGAGTGTTTCTGATGACATGACTACCACAAGTCCAGAGTCTACACACAAGACCTGCATAAACTGTGGGCAGTTAATACATCTTTCAATTGACTCTTATTCTAATGCATCCACTGATTCAGCAACAAATGGTAAGCCTACATGTAAAAGGTGTGGATATGGTTGGAATTATTCCTCTGGAGGgacaaacctccctggaacacCTTATTCAGCACATCAAACATTACAACCATCGCCTTCTGGCCTACATTCTACACAAAGTGCACAATTACCTGGTAAAGTCAATGGTAACGTGAATTATACAAATGGACCTGCACATGGGCCAGAAGACAGTGAACGCTGTTTTTTTAATAATAGAGATCtgtcaaatgaaggaaaagctGTTTTAAATGGTGGTATTAGATCTGAAGTACCAGTATTTTTTAATTCACCTTCTGAAGGGCTACCTCCTGATTCTAGTGGGAGATACTTCACAGACTTGCTTTATGAAAGTCCAAGTGCTTTGGCACAGAGGTTGTTTAACTTGGAAGGATTTGACAGAGAGGAAGTTGCACCTGAACTTAGTAAAAA TACTCCTTATGGAAAGTTAGTGGCTATAGAATACCTTAAATTCTTTGACTTTAGCCAAGAGGGTATCACACAATCACTTCAAAAGTTTCTCAAAGCTTTTCACTTGAGTGGAGAAACTCAGGAGAGAGAAAGAATCTTAATTCCTTTTTCAAGAAGATATCAGGAATGCAACAATCCTGATTATGGGTCAGAAG ATGCAACACACACGTTGGTGTGTGCTATCCTTTTGCTCAACTCTGACCTTCATGGTGAG AATCTTCATAAGAAGATGACTCAACCACAGTTCATAGAAAACTTATCAGGACTATGTGATGGAAAGGACTTCCCAAAGGACCTACTCAAG GGAATTTATCAGGAAATCAAGAGTAAGCCACTAGAGGGATTTAG TTGTAGAGAAAAAGTACCAACGCCCTCTCCATCCAAGAGAACACTCACGCCCAATAGTTCCAAG GCAAGCTCTCTGGGAAATCCATTCATAGAG ATTCAAGCGAGTGATTCTGATAAGGTCTATAAAGAAGGATTGTTGTATCGAAAGGTCACCATGAGCTCAGAGGGAAAGAAAA CTTCAGCTTGGAAAAGGAAATGGATGCCATTCTTTGCCACCCTGAAAGGAATGATACTGTTTCTTCACAAG tctgaTGAAGTTACCAGCCCAGAAAATACGAGACACTGTTTAGGTGTACATCATTCTTTGGCCAGTCGAGCGACAGATTATATCAAGAGACCATTTGTGTTCAGATTTGTTACTTCAGATTGGAGAGAGTTCCTCTTTCAAGGAAA GAATCTTCGAGATATGAATGACTGGATTGAAGCCATCAATCTTGTTGCTGCCACATATTCCTCTCCACCGTTGCCTGCTCCTGTTGGTTCATG CAAAAGGTTCCAGAGGCCTGTAATGCCATTTTCCCGCACACAGTTACCTCTG ACTAAACAATTGGAACATCATGAAAAGAAG AGTAAAGAGGCTGAAGAGCAACTGATTGAAAGTCTACGGAGCAAACCAACTAGTGCTACAGGCAGAGAGTTGGAA GAGTGGCAGGAGAAACATGAATTCTTTGAGTATGAG TACAAAAGATACAAGATGTATGTTAATGTACTCCGTGCATCAAagctggagagcaaattgcgtgACAAGCCACGTGGTGCAGACAGGTCTGGTGACTCTATCATGTTACAGATGAAGCGCTCTTGTTCCTTGGGTGATTTAGATCTTAGCAGTCGCTATAAAGGAAGAAATGGGCGAGAGAGCGACTTTCTCGCAATTTTCAAGGAATGA
- the LOC137999979 gene encoding PH and SEC7 domain-containing protein 1-like isoform X3 — protein MSYKDPGTRERARPYLRKFTVADPKLAICQARVKRSASAPNYPRSRTLTDQLPRKGIIKKEEKNMHKGHSTSSEDMKSLGQMSLLGLDEGVKGIFTRRNDYVIERVITDFPVHNNSTSSRTDELYRPECFKGGSVSDDMTTTSPESTHKTCINCGQLIHLSIDSYSNASTDSATNGKPTCKRCGYGWNYSSGGTNLPGTPYSAHQTLQPSPSGLHSTQSAQLPGKVNGNVNYTNGPAHGPEDSERCFFNNRDLSNEGKAVLNGGIRSEVPVFFNSPSEGLPPDSSGRYFTDLLYESPSALAQRLFNLEGFDREEVAPELSKNTPYGKLVAIEYLKFFDFSQEGITQSLQKFLKAFHLSGETQERERILIPFSRRYQECNNPDYGSEDATHTLVCAILLLNSDLHGENLHKKMTQPQFIENLSGLCDGKDFPKDLLKGIYQEIKSKPLEGFSCREKVPTPSPSKRTLTPNSSKASSLGNPFIEIQASDSDKVYKEGLLYRKVTMSSEGKKTSAWKRKWMPFFATLKGMILFLHKSDEVTSPENTRHCLGVHHSLASRATDYIKRPFVFRFVTSDWREFLFQGKNLRDMNDWIEAINLVAATYSSPPLPAPVGSCKRFQRPVMPFSRTQLPLTKQLEHHEKKSKEAEEQLIESLRSKPTSATGRELEEWQEKHEFFEYEYKRYKMYVNVLRASKLESKLRDKPRGADRSGDSIMLQMKRSCSLGDLDLSSRYKGRNGRESDFLAIFKE, from the exons ATGAGTTATAAAG ACCCAGGTACAAGGGAACGTGCCCGGCCATACCTCAGAAAATTTACAGTAGCAGATCCCAAACTAGCTATTTGTCAGGCAAGAGTTAAAAGGTCTGCCTCAGCTCCAAATTATCCACGGAGCCGCACACTCACCGATCAATTGCCCAGAAAGGGTATTATAAAGAAGGAGGAGAAAAATATGCACAAGGGACATAGTACAAGCTCAGAAGACATGAAATCTTTGGGGCAGATGAGTCTATTAGGACTAGATGAAGGTGTTAAGGGAATTTTTACAAGGAGAAATGATTATGTTATTGAGCGGGTGATAACAGACTTTCCAGTACATAACAATTCAACTTCAAGCAGAACTGATGAACTTTACAGACCTGAATGTTTCAAGGGAGGGAGTGTTTCTGATGACATGACTACCACAAGTCCAGAGTCTACACACAAGACCTGCATAAACTGTGGGCAGTTAATACATCTTTCAATTGACTCTTATTCTAATGCATCCACTGATTCAGCAACAAATGGTAAGCCTACATGTAAAAGGTGTGGATATGGTTGGAATTATTCCTCTGGAGGgacaaacctccctggaacacCTTATTCAGCACATCAAACATTACAACCATCGCCTTCTGGCCTACATTCTACACAAAGTGCACAATTACCTGGTAAAGTCAATGGTAACGTGAATTATACAAATGGACCTGCACATGGGCCAGAAGACAGTGAACGCTGTTTTTTTAATAATAGAGATCtgtcaaatgaaggaaaagctGTTTTAAATGGTGGTATTAGATCTGAAGTACCAGTATTTTTTAATTCACCTTCTGAAGGGCTACCTCCTGATTCTAGTGGGAGATACTTCACAGACTTGCTTTATGAAAGTCCAAGTGCTTTGGCACAGAGGTTGTTTAACTTGGAAGGATTTGACAGAGAGGAAGTTGCACCTGAACTTAGTAAAAA TACTCCTTATGGAAAGTTAGTGGCTATAGAATACCTTAAATTCTTTGACTTTAGCCAAGAGGGTATCACACAATCACTTCAAAAGTTTCTCAAAGCTTTTCACTTGAGTGGAGAAACTCAGGAGAGAGAAAGAATCTTAATTCCTTTTTCAAGAAGATATCAGGAATGCAACAATCCTGATTATGGGTCAGAAG ATGCAACACACACGTTGGTGTGTGCTATCCTTTTGCTCAACTCTGACCTTCATGGTGAG AATCTTCATAAGAAGATGACTCAACCACAGTTCATAGAAAACTTATCAGGACTATGTGATGGAAAGGACTTCCCAAAGGACCTACTCAAG GGAATTTATCAGGAAATCAAGAGTAAGCCACTAGAGGGATTTAG TTGTAGAGAAAAAGTACCAACGCCCTCTCCATCCAAGAGAACACTCACGCCCAATAGTTCCAAG GCAAGCTCTCTGGGAAATCCATTCATAGAG ATTCAAGCGAGTGATTCTGATAAGGTCTATAAAGAAGGATTGTTGTATCGAAAGGTCACCATGAGCTCAGAGGGAAAGAAAA CTTCAGCTTGGAAAAGGAAATGGATGCCATTCTTTGCCACCCTGAAAGGAATGATACTGTTTCTTCACAAG tctgaTGAAGTTACCAGCCCAGAAAATACGAGACACTGTTTAGGTGTACATCATTCTTTGGCCAGTCGAGCGACAGATTATATCAAGAGACCATTTGTGTTCAGATTTGTTACTTCAGATTGGAGAGAGTTCCTCTTTCAAGGAAA GAATCTTCGAGATATGAATGACTGGATTGAAGCCATCAATCTTGTTGCTGCCACATATTCCTCTCCACCGTTGCCTGCTCCTGTTGGTTCATG CAAAAGGTTCCAGAGGCCTGTAATGCCATTTTCCCGCACACAGTTACCTCTG ACTAAACAATTGGAACATCATGAAAAGAAG AGTAAAGAGGCTGAAGAGCAACTGATTGAAAGTCTACGGAGCAAACCAACTAGTGCTACAGGCAGAGAGTTGGAA GAGTGGCAGGAGAAACATGAATTCTTTGAGTATGAG TACAAAAGATACAAGATGTATGTTAATGTACTCCGTGCATCAAagctggagagcaaattgcgtgACAAGCCACGTGGTGCAGACAGGTCTGGTGACTCTATCATGTTACAGATGAAGCGCTCTTGTTCCTTGGGTGATTTAGATCTTAGCAGTCGCTATAAAGGAAGAAATGGGCGAGAGAGCGACTTTCTCGCAATTTTCAAGGAATGA